One Serpentinicella alkaliphila DNA segment encodes these proteins:
- a CDS encoding IS1634 family transposase: MYISKSKRPNGKYFISIAKGIRDPKTKKSKKIQIKGFGTHDLDSKSGKEALAQAEADLKEMIRLDEASQGFENFEDFIESLSKDKLSLNHKNLGYLPYLKIFNQLKLPNFFTKMVKDSKLDYSFSNLMFYQVLGRLFNPSSKLEVASRKDDFLYDFSFVNSDNIYSSLDVFSGFNKHKSKALTDGVQLIKNMEILLDTVDSEAKKILEYNIKNTSDELEQNIATYDKNFEMNENKLFKHLNDHIGKIIPDRNMSLAFYDCTTYYFESFDEDGFRERGMSKDNKRNETQVVMGLLIDTNGIPISYRLFKGNKHELHTMEEVIDDILNNYTIKEIIIVADRGLNSRANLEMIRGKGLSYIVGSKGSAVPKDLKEKKFNSSWNITSNAEAKYKSGYITSKRKVSQNDETYDELIIKKYSDVYKEREMFKQEKMIERAKKNIKDFTINSTTKSKSKYYKAVENPKEKINIEIDEEIIKQEQENFGYFYIVTNKVDMNPKRYNGSL, translated from the coding sequence ATGTATATTAGTAAATCTAAAAGACCAAATGGTAAATATTTTATATCAATCGCTAAGGGGATTAGAGATCCCAAAACTAAGAAATCAAAAAAAATTCAGATTAAAGGTTTTGGTACTCATGATTTAGATTCTAAATCAGGTAAGGAAGCTCTTGCTCAAGCTGAAGCAGATCTAAAAGAAATGATTAGACTGGATGAAGCTTCTCAAGGATTTGAAAACTTTGAAGATTTCATTGAATCATTGTCAAAAGATAAGCTTTCTCTTAATCATAAAAACTTAGGTTATCTTCCATACCTAAAAATCTTTAACCAATTGAAATTACCTAACTTTTTTACTAAAATGGTGAAAGATTCTAAACTAGATTATTCCTTTAGTAACTTAATGTTCTATCAGGTACTTGGTAGATTATTTAATCCTTCAAGCAAGCTTGAAGTGGCTTCTAGAAAAGATGATTTCCTATATGATTTCAGTTTTGTGAATAGCGATAACATTTATTCTTCCCTAGATGTTTTTTCTGGATTTAATAAACATAAATCTAAAGCACTAACAGATGGAGTTCAGCTCATAAAAAACATGGAAATCCTCTTAGATACCGTTGATTCAGAGGCTAAAAAAATATTAGAATATAACATTAAAAACACTTCTGATGAATTGGAACAAAATATAGCTACCTATGATAAAAATTTTGAAATGAATGAAAATAAACTTTTCAAACATTTAAATGATCATATAGGAAAGATTATTCCAGATAGAAATATGTCATTAGCATTTTATGACTGTACAACCTATTACTTTGAGTCTTTTGATGAAGACGGATTTAGAGAAAGAGGTATGAGTAAGGATAATAAAAGAAATGAAACACAAGTTGTTATGGGCTTACTAATAGACACCAATGGGATACCTATTTCTTATAGGCTTTTTAAAGGCAACAAACATGAATTACATACCATGGAAGAAGTCATTGACGATATATTAAATAATTACACCATAAAAGAAATCATAATAGTGGCCGATAGGGGCTTAAATTCAAGGGCTAACTTAGAGATGATTCGAGGTAAAGGGCTTAGTTACATTGTAGGTTCTAAGGGCAGTGCAGTTCCTAAAGATTTAAAAGAGAAGAAATTTAATTCATCTTGGAACATAACTTCTAATGCAGAAGCTAAATACAAAAGCGGATATATAACCAGTAAAAGAAAGGTGAGTCAGAATGATGAAACCTATGACGAATTAATCATAAAAAAATATTCAGATGTCTACAAAGAACGTGAGATGTTTAAACAAGAGAAAATGATTGAAAGAGCTAAAAAGAATATAAAGGATTTTACAATCAACTCAACAACTAAATCCAAAAGCAAGTATTATAAAGCAGTAGAAAACCCTAAAGAAAAAATAAACATTGAAATTGATGAGGAAATAATTAAACAAGAGCAAGAAAATTTCGGATATTTTTACATTGTTACAAATAAAGTGGATATGAACCCAAAGAGATATAATGGTAGCTTATAA
- a CDS encoding glycosyltransferase: MITILCSGSRGDFQPYIALAQELKKMGKDVRITASKSFKGFIQNYGIDIYPIEADIETLNVDPKLLEAAGSSDNPLKMLLTFNKMKEYGVHMVNDYYSACEGSELIIYHPGCSIGYFAAQKFAIPSVLASPFPMHKTSEYLSVVMYGKSPSNPITKSISYSMLQGMLWMASKDSVKGFWKEKFGKLPESFGCPFEKHSDLMHPAIVSCSNFVFERPNDWNKNIHQYGYWFVEEPSEYIPDTKLAKFLDKGEKPVYIGFGSMTSLGKHKDLAELAVDAINKTGKRGIICGMGTPPNITDNILAIDSIPHSWLFDKVSAVCHHGGAGTTAAGFKAGVPSVIIPFSNDQFAWAHRAYDLGVAAKPLPKKSVTSNILANAIQYALSDDIVKNSVNLGSKIASENGASDCANVIMECLRR, from the coding sequence ATGATTACTATTCTATGCTCAGGTTCACGAGGAGATTTCCAGCCCTATATAGCACTTGCACAGGAGCTTAAGAAAATGGGAAAGGATGTACGCATCACAGCAAGTAAGAGCTTTAAGGGCTTTATTCAAAATTATGGAATAGATATTTACCCAATTGAGGCTGATATTGAAACCCTTAATGTGGATCCGAAGCTTCTTGAGGCAGCAGGATCATCAGATAATCCCCTAAAGATGCTTTTGACTTTTAACAAAATGAAGGAATATGGAGTCCATATGGTAAACGACTACTACTCAGCTTGTGAGGGAAGTGAGTTGATTATCTATCACCCCGGGTGTTCAATTGGATATTTTGCAGCACAAAAATTTGCAATCCCATCTGTCTTAGCATCGCCATTTCCTATGCACAAAACAAGTGAGTACTTGTCAGTTGTTATGTATGGAAAATCACCTTCAAATCCTATAACTAAATCAATTAGTTACTCTATGCTTCAAGGAATGTTATGGATGGCATCTAAAGATTCTGTAAAAGGCTTCTGGAAAGAAAAATTCGGAAAACTACCAGAAAGTTTTGGTTGTCCTTTTGAAAAACACAGTGATTTAATGCATCCAGCTATAGTATCATGCAGTAACTTTGTGTTTGAGCGACCTAACGACTGGAATAAAAATATACATCAATATGGCTATTGGTTTGTCGAGGAACCGAGTGAGTATATACCTGATACTAAGCTAGCTAAGTTCCTGGACAAAGGTGAGAAACCTGTTTATATTGGTTTTGGTAGCATGACATCATTAGGAAAACATAAAGATTTAGCTGAGCTTGCAGTAGATGCAATCAACAAAACTGGTAAGCGAGGAATTATCTGCGGAATGGGTACTCCTCCAAACATAACTGATAACATATTAGCTATAGATAGCATCCCTCATTCATGGTTATTTGATAAAGTATCAGCTGTATGTCATCATGGTGGGGCAGGTACTACTGCAGCTGGCTTCAAAGCAGGAGTTCCTAGCGTGATAATACCCTTTTCAAATGATCAATTTGCTTGGGCCCATCGTGCATACGATCTTGGTGTTGCTGCAAAACCACTTCCTAAAAAATCAGTTACATCTAATATTCTTGCCAATGCAATTCAGTATGCACTGAGTGATGATATTGTAAAGAATTCAGTAAACCTTGGAAGTAAGATTGCATCCGAAAATGGTGCAAGTGATTGCGCCAATGTCATAATGGAATGTCTTCGGAGGTAA
- a CDS encoding MFS transporter produces the protein MNQLNTWKKSFFALYFGQSFSLLSSCAVQFSIIWWITIETGSALALTIASVAGLLPQAIIGLFAGVWIDRFNRKKIIILADGIVAASSLLLGILFFLGIRSLTLVYLVLFVRALGETFHKPALQAIIPQIVPQDELTKAGGFGQMINTACTMLGPMLGALLMSITNLQWIMLLDVLGAFLAIVTLTIIKTPQLNSNRTGKIYVFQDMKQGILAIKSNKALLRLSIPMLISTIVFVPLGILLPLMVRNYFFGSAWHNGLVQTLFSLGMLVAAMLISVFGGLKKQFLMISLFTGLLGLTSIIAGLIPANLFWVFCILVFLMGSTGSGFNIPFTAYIQRSVPPENLGKVLSLITSVMSFAAPIGMFIAGPIAETIGVNNWMVIVGIIMIVVGITSYISTKEFDIKQLV, from the coding sequence ATGAATCAGTTAAATACCTGGAAGAAGTCATTCTTTGCATTATATTTTGGTCAATCATTTTCACTATTAAGTTCTTGTGCCGTTCAGTTTTCGATTATTTGGTGGATTACTATTGAAACTGGATCTGCGCTTGCACTTACTATTGCAAGTGTAGCGGGGTTATTACCACAAGCAATTATAGGCCTATTCGCTGGAGTTTGGATTGATAGGTTTAACCGAAAAAAAATAATTATCCTTGCTGATGGTATTGTAGCCGCATCTAGTTTACTTTTAGGTATTTTATTTTTTTTAGGTATACGTTCATTAACGCTAGTGTATTTAGTTCTATTTGTAAGAGCTTTGGGGGAAACATTCCATAAGCCTGCATTACAAGCAATTATTCCACAAATCGTGCCTCAGGATGAGTTGACTAAAGCAGGAGGCTTTGGGCAGATGATAAATACTGCATGTACAATGCTAGGACCAATGCTTGGTGCACTATTAATGAGCATCACAAATCTTCAGTGGATAATGCTGCTAGATGTTCTCGGTGCTTTCTTAGCAATTGTTACACTCACAATTATAAAAACCCCACAGTTAAACTCAAATCGAACAGGTAAAATTTATGTCTTTCAAGATATGAAACAAGGAATACTTGCAATCAAATCAAACAAAGCATTATTGAGGCTTTCAATTCCAATGCTTATATCTACCATTGTTTTTGTCCCATTAGGAATTCTGCTTCCTTTGATGGTTCGTAATTATTTTTTCGGAAGCGCATGGCATAATGGTTTGGTTCAAACGTTATTTTCATTAGGTATGCTGGTTGCTGCAATGTTAATTAGTGTCTTCGGAGGATTAAAAAAACAATTTCTAATGATATCTCTTTTTACAGGCTTACTCGGCCTTACATCCATAATTGCTGGTCTAATACCTGCAAACTTATTTTGGGTATTTTGCATCTTAGTTTTTTTAATGGGTTCTACAGGTTCAGGGTTCAACATTCCATTTACAGCATATATTCAGAGATCTGTACCTCCAGAAAATTTAGGAAAAGTCCTATCACTTATTACAAGCGTTATGAGTTTTGCAGCTCCAATTGGAATGTTTATTGCAGGTCCAATAGCTGAAACCATAGGAGTTAATAATTGGATGGTAATAGTTGGAATTATAATGATTGTTGTTGGAATAACAAGCTATATTTCAACAAAAGAATTTGATATCAAGCAGCTGGTTTAA